Genomic DNA from Penaeus monodon isolate SGIC_2016 chromosome 4, NSTDA_Pmon_1, whole genome shotgun sequence:
acctctacaccagtaaaagtattgagaaagacttgctgacagggatggtgataagaaacagaggaagaggcaaaccaaagacaagactgagcgacaatatcaaagatatttgcgggctgtcgatggtacaagtggaaagaaagcgtaagatcgagtttagtggcgaaggatggtggagaggtccacggctgctcgaacatgagcataccgttattgatgatgatacatatatatgtatatatattgtaaatgaaaatgcaaatgatTGCAGTAATCTCCCGTTTGTTGTAATTGATATGGCTCTCATCCTCCCATTTACTGGTGCATGATGGCATAGCGATTCTAACGATCCACAGCGCTCTAAGCTTTTTAATGTCGCCAGAAAAAAGTTGCACAAGATGGGTGGACTCACTGCCAATTTCTACATTCTCTCCATTCAGTCGATTCTTTTGTTGTTCATTATAGTTATTTGTGACATTTTAGCAATCACTTTCGTATCGTTTATACTGAACAATAAAGCAATCTTGTATACTGGCTCAATTTACTCTGTtggataataatgtaattaatccCGCGCAACCTGCAATTAAAACTGCATCATTTGCATTTAACAATAAACCAACCTTTTGTACGGATTCAATTTACATTGTTTAATAACCATATAATTAATCCCATCCTAACGACAATTAAAACTGCACTACCTTCATATCTCAGGTTAAGACATTACAACCAATTAAGAAACTGCTTAGTTAACCTTTCGAATACATTTCTTGAAGTCTGCTCTGAGTACATGTTACAGGGACGTGATGAGAGTACACGCActaattcctttccttgttctGTTTCAAGCCAATCACTAACGGGGTTGTTTTAACTACaggttttattattgtcatacatTTTCTTGATGAACTTGACAATATCCCTTGGAAAATCCCACTTCAATCAGTCTTTGCGAGACCATTGTGTGGGGGGGTTATCTGTATAATCAATgaaataccaatatgtattttgTCTGTAATAACAGTTCTTTCCTTGATTTGAATTTAtcatttgtttcgttttgtttttgtaccTCTTCCAGTCCTACATCATATCTGATTTTCTTCACTAAGTTTAATCTTTATTCTGACAGTCATTAATTTCAGCATGATTTCATTAATCAATGAAACACCAATGAATATCCTGTCTATAatgagtttttttcttattaagatttatatattttttttttccgttctaaATCTAATTACATATCTAATTTTCTTCACTAagtttaattttcattcattcagCTTTGGTTTTCAGTAAGATTTTACTACAAGGATAAGTGCCACAGCAATTCTTACATTGTTGTAAATCACCTTTCTTAGAGATAGGAATGTAGACTGACTTGACTCAGTCTGTAGGCCATTCTTCCTttgagaagtaaaagaagaagaaagaaagagagtaagaaaaagaaaggagggagagagagagagacagagagagagagagagatagagagagagagagagagagagagagagagagagagagagagagagaagagagagagagataaagagaagagaacaaaaaaagaaaaaagagagaaaaatgaaacacagacacacatatatatacaagtattcaTAACTAAGGATATATTTCAGGACGTGCAGACgaattccctctttttcttcttagttaCTGGAAGCGCCCCGTCTTACCCCCTggcgtctcctcctcttcctcatccacaTCAGGAAAACGAGTCTGTGCGGATTCccttgtgggttttggtgtggctGGGTCTCTCGAGGGTGATGGTGGTTCTCTCCTGGTTGAGGATGCTGGTGGATTTGTGGTTGTGGATGCTGGTTCTCTCGAAAGTAGTAATGATCCTGGTTGTCTCGTGGTTGCGGATGCTGGTTTTCTCGAGGGTGATGATAATCCtggttgttttgtggttgtaGATGCTGGTGGATTTGTGGTTGTGGATGCTGGTGAACTTGTGGTTGTGGATGCTGGCGGATTTTTAGTTGTGGATGCTGGTGGACTTGTAGTTGTGGATGCTGGGTCTCTCGAGGCTGACGATGATCCTGGTTCCTCCGTGGTCGTCGTTGATTCTTTTCTCAGTATGGGTCGAGGCGATAAGATTTTCAGACATGTTGTTGGGTCTGTGGGTGGAGAAATTGGTaattgataatgtaatgatagttGATTAAGGGATAATCGAATAGAATGGAGCCAAGCGCTAATAAATACAATACACTTATGTAATGACAATCGGTAAATATCTAACAATCGACAACATATTTTTGGAAACATTTGTTGGTGAAGTGTTTgtttggggagtgtgtgtgtgtgtgtgttgtgtgtgtggtgtgtgtgtgtgtgtgtgtgtgtgtgtgtgtgtgtgtgtgtgtgtgtgtgtgtgtgtgtaggtgtttgtgtgtgcgtttacgcgtacatgtgcgtgtacgtgtacgtgtgcatgtgtgtgtgtgtgtcggtgtctaCCCATGCCCAACTCTGCCTATGGCCACTCACCAAAACCCTCAGGTATCGCATCCGGGGCGGAAGTCGGAGCAGCTTCACCCGTTCCTGTAGGTGTTTCGGGAAAGGTCGCCTCAGAGGACACGGCAGGTTCCAGCGCCGGTGCCTGCGAGGACGCTTGAGGCTCCTCCGGAAGCTGGTCTAGAAGGTCGACCAGAGACTTGCTCAAAGCCGAAATCCCGGATATCTCGAGACACAACACGGCTCTGTCCTCGCAGTTCGAGACGTTGCGCCCGCGGCAGATTTCTTGAGCTGCAGGTTGACACGGGAGAAATTTTATTTTGTCAAATCTTgcttttttatgtagttttatttattgattttctttctaCAACTGTGAAACTGACGCCCGATTTATTTTACGCAACATCTTGGGACTAAAAACGAatgtatttttcccccttattgctattaccatatcACCAGATTATTTCAAAACacgaaagaatgaaataaacttCATAATCAAAAGTAGTATAAATGTCGAGTCATCACACCTGCATCTGTCAAATAACCCTATTTTTGCTCAACATCATATCCGAAATATATTTTCCCCATCTTGCTCACTGCAACCATATCTCCACACCCTATTTCAAAGCGTGAATCAATCAGATAAGCTTCATAATCAATATAATCACATAAATCacataaatataatcaaataaatcataaataaatataaatataaatataaatataatcacatCAAGATAATCACATAAATCACATAGATATCGCGTGATCACACCTGCATCTCAACCTTTCAATTGCCCCTAAATTTGCTGACCACATCCACACTACTCTCGAAACGATAAATCATAAAAgcgaaaagcaaaaaagaaacttACGCAGAAGGTCCACAGAATTACGCTTCGGAGAATATAAAACGAGGCAGTTCTGCTTCTTGGTACAGGTTTCTGCGTCAAGATCCGCCTCGCATATCGTCTCATCTGGAAAAGATATATGGAtgtttgtattttgatttatatatttatttattgttgttatcgttattcttgtggtttacaattattatcatcattattgttgttgtcatcatcatcgtttttatttctattattattttcatcatcattattaccattgttattattatcataatttttcttaaccattattattattatcattaacacactTCTTCCGCACATTCATGAAGAACATATCAAACTATACTTAGTTTAaatcactcacacccacacacagacacacacacacacacacacacacacacacacatacacacacacaaacataatcacacaaacacacacacacacacatacacacaaacacacacacacacacaacaacaacaacaacaacaacaacaacaacaacgaaagcaAAGCAAGAGAAGCAATGAAATAAGACTTACTATCCACCGGCGGACCAAATCCAGGAGGAGGGATCTGGAGCCCAAACATGCACTCGGCTACATCTGCATGGCAATTGGTCAGTTCCTTCTCCTTGCCGGCGCACATCTGGAGtactgtgagggagagaggaagggactgTCAGTCATAACACAGGGCGTCGGGTTTTTTTTCGACtggcctttatttatttatttgtctgtttgaatTTAtcgatctttttttgttttgtttttttacctaaGATATTGTTGGTAACCTCAGCGATGAAGCCGATAGGGTCCGTGATCGCTGCTTCATTCTCAGTCTCTCCTGGGAAGGTATTCTGTGATTCCTCTGACACGGTGCTCTGTGATTCCTCTGGCACGGTGCTCTGTGACACGCCTGACACGGAGCTCTGTGGTTCCTCTGGTACGGTGCTCTGTGACTCCCCTGACACGGAGCCCTGTGAATCCTCAGGAGTTAAAGCACTCACAGCGTTCTTGAAGTGTTGTGCGCACTCAGTCAGTTCGGCATCGCAGGTACTATTGTCAGCACAGAGGCCTAAAAAAAGAATCAGATAAACTTCCACGTATTTTGTTGCGAGGATCTTTGCAATTGCACATGGGTTATGTACAATTCGTGCTTGTAAGATTGTTTAGTATGTTATGTCTCTCAGATGTctctgttatcatcgtcattgttgttattattattattattatccctattataataattattaatattatcattatcatgattattattgttgtttcattgttatcattatcgttatcattattataattcaaatttccttgtcattattatcattattattgtttctttttttgtcattattataatcattatcatcattatcctcataattgtCATTTCATCATTGtagctattatcataattattatcattaatatcttcatAATTTAAAACTTAGGCTTAgataagaaaattaaacaaatattctctctctctctctctcttctctctctctctctctctctctctctttctctcttctctctctctctctctctctctctctctctctcctctcctctcgctcatctctctctcttctctctctcttctctctctctctctgtctctctctcttctctctctctctctctctctcctctctctctctcctcttctctctcctcttctctctctctctctctctctcttctctctctctccccccccccccccccccccccccccccctctctctctctctctctctcttctcttctcttcgctctcctcctctctccttctctctcgctctctctctctctctctctctctctctctcctctctgctctctctctctctctctctcctcctctctctcgctctcttctctcctctctcctctctcgctctctcctctctctctcgtctcgctctctctctcctctctctctctcgctctctctctctctttttcttctctcttctcctctctttctctctcttctctctctctctctctctctctctctctctctctctctctctctctgttcgcatctttaatcaaaatataattagGTTAGCtgattatgtgaaaaaaaaaacaattactgaaatctggtaaaaaaaaagaaaaaaaaaaagcgaacgtGTGTATAGATACTTAAATCCTTCTCAAAAAGGGGGGAAGTGTACTTACTAAAATCCGGTTCAGCAATCGACATACCGAGACACTTGACAGTCTTAAAGAGGCAGTTTGGCACACTCAGGCGGGCGCACAGAACTTCGGCTGTTGGTGAAAAGCGGAGGGGAAACCACTTTACATATTTATGTTGGTATCCAGGTCTAGATGTCGATATTTGGGGATGCTTTAGTCTATATCGGAATCTATATTGATATCCAAGACTTGCTATTGTTACGAATTGGCACTTCATCTTTAAAATGATGGATGTTAATACCTAGTTATGGCTTGTTATGGATAGCATGGTCGAACTTATCTTTATCAAAATCTATATTGGTATTcagagatagatagggatatcTTTTTTACTCTTATCTGCATCAGTATCTGTATTAGTAACCAGGGTTGGATATAAATACTTTAAACAGTTCACATACATCAGTATCTACGTTGATATCATTAGCTTATATACAGATACTTTGGACATCTTTGGACATCTTTGGACATCACGAGTAGGCATGGCATgcccttttttatacatatatatatcattctgttttattatttttctctttttttcattttcattttattattttcttaattgtatttatttactttccaCCAATCCAtcaatcatttttctctctctctcagaatccCATTAAACAAATTACTCACGAAGATCTCCAGTCGGACCAGCACCCTGAGATGCTATGTCAGAGCAGGTCTCCACTGTCTGAAGGCATTCCGAGGTCACTGTGCCCCCGCAGATCACGTCCACTGTGGGCAAGATTAGCAGATGTAAAAGCTTTTAGAATCGTAGGAAGCGCTGGTCGGCTGTAGGGCCAACCATCTTCCATTTATATATAGGTGAAtggatatatattgatgaatagacagataaacagactggtaaatgcataaagagagaaaggtgtgtgaggaaaagagaggaagagagagcggaagcaagagagagagagagagagagagagagagagagagagagagagagagagagagagagagaggagagagagagagagagagagagagagagagagagagagaagagagagagagagagagagagagagagagagagaaagagagagagaaagatagacacaaACACCATCTCACAAACcttacccaaaacaaacaaacaaacagatacaccaattaatcaacaataataacaataataaggaatcACCAACCCATAAACCACCGAACTGCACATATATTCTCATCAAGCCCCTACCTTCACCAGACAACATGAAAGGTTGTACTCACAAACCGAAGAGCTCGCGCTTGAGTTGGAACCGAGGCCAAACAAGGGCAAACATTGTTCCAATTGGGACTGGCAGTTCGGGAGGGCACTTGACTGACACGTCGTTATGACTGTTTAGGGTCAAGAAAGGTCAGACAAAGGTGATGATtgggatgataatggtaagggcAGTAGTtgtgatatcagtgataatattaaGAGAAATATTGGTGTTGGTGGtcgtaacattaataatgataatgatagctatgataatgatattaggaatgatgatgataatgataataaggagaatggtaataatagtaataaagatgaagataatagtaatgaagataataatgatggtattaataatgacaccaataatgataatagtaatattaacaatgtcatttaataacaataaaaaggatagttaataaaaataaggataatgatgattacaataataatggaaataaagataaaattattgatgatgatcacgcacacacaccctcccttctttctcctcctcccccttctccttttcctcctccttctccttctcctcctcctccttctccttctccttttcctcctcctcctctttctccttttcctccccctcctcctcctccttctcctcccctctcatttttGCGCTTATTTTGTAATTCTGACAGACACTCTAGAAAGAACATAACCTAGCAATGACCTCTTAACTTGTATTCAAGCATAAAAATAAACCACAGTTTGCAAAAGAGCGGAAATCACCTATCAAAGTTTGGGT
This window encodes:
- the LOC119569811 gene encoding mucin-5AC-like yields the protein MELRTGWVLLAMLWAVSARPQRESTEGTPGEVPGAPPSEGINALIIRTSARLMCAGKEVPDCENLATTCLTEYGLGSDADVDFETACQGKNQLLCYTKISECIELLSVAPSAGQILVSEVCAGKDATDCIQETVQCMSLLYPGADGSNACPPTGSSPTESAPDPTCTANVLKCIELLLPEEEPVAATPPTPKTTEVAPSSATSPTPAEELATLTQTLIVITTCQSSALPNCQSQLEQCLPLFGLGSNSSASSSVLDVICGGTVTSECLQTVETCSDIASQGAGPTGDLPEVLCARLSVPNCLFKTVKCLGMSIAEPDFSLCADNSTCDAELTECAQHFKNAVSALTPEDSQGSVSGESQSTVPEEPQSSVSGVSQSTVPEESQSTVSEESQNTFPGETENEAAITDPIGFIAEVTNNILVLQMCAGKEKELTNCHADVAECMFGLQIPPPGFGPPVDNETICEADLDAETCTKKQNCLVLYSPKRNSVDLLPQEICRGRNVSNCEDRAVLCLEISGISALSKSLVDLLDQLPEEPQASSQAPALEPAVSSEATFPETPTGTGEAAPTSAPDAIPEGFDPTTCLKILSPRPILRKESTTTTEEPGSSSASRDPASTTTSPPASTTKNPPASTTTSSPASTTTNPPASTTTKQPGLSSPSRKPASATTRQPGSLLLSREPASTTTNPPASSTRREPPSPSRDPATPKPTRESAQTRFPDVDEEEEETPGAEILCPKGGLACIRKAEACLERLKPDGYFIRQLFSCNAEVGRRMKNCMRPAMERLLEKVDDRRLQTTMLEAFPICFEENDFPGIRLCEARTCMEVETP